One region of Callithrix jacchus isolate 240 chromosome 16, calJac240_pri, whole genome shotgun sequence genomic DNA includes:
- the LOC103788601 gene encoding lymphocyte antigen 6S-like — translation MEVAGPMLLLLALLWVKPSQGLQCFQCVNVLDPSKCHPVLCPLQAGSCPSAVATGTINGQKFSYITKGCGAPCVHVMKFASPGVPGESYPIETEDGRQINLKIEKIKTTCCEGNLCNKATQVRPGLWGLAVRGLLLSLGTLLWALL, via the exons ATGGAGGTCGCTGGccccatgctgctgctgctggcactGCTGTGGGTGAAGCCCA gccaGGGTCTCCAGTGCTTCCAGTGTGTCAACGTCCTGGACCCCAGCAAGTGCCACCCCGTCCTCTGTCCCCTGCAGGCTGGAAGCTGCCCCTCTGCTGTAGCCACTGGCACTATCAATG GGCAGAAGTTCAGCTACATTACCAAGGGCTGTGgtgctccctgtgtccacgttATGAAATTTGCCAGTCCTGGGGTCCCTGGAGAGTCTTACCCCATAGAAACTGAGGATGGACGACAGATTAACTTGAAGattgaaaagataaaaaccacCTGCTGTGAAGGAAACCTCTGTAACAAGGCTACCCAAGTTCGGCCTGGCCTCTGGGGCCTGGCTGTCAGGGGGCTCCTGCTTAGCCTGGGCACCCTCCTCTGGGCCCTGCTGTGA
- the LY6E gene encoding uncharacterized protein LY6E isoform X2, with the protein MLPRLVSNPWPRDPPAVASHSMEITGSRTGCSGLGPLGRTTFLSRMKTLLVLLAALLGVEREPEEQSVLPEAHHLLRPGQLLPDGDCVCRHRKDRHIWPHPEQVLFPGLSPPRKRQCWHSFHGHPLLPGLPVQFQRGQRRAAGQRHPAGCRTAAEPVACPAAFWPLTAQTLSPAP; encoded by the exons atgttgcccaggctggtctcaaacccctggcctcgtgatcctcctgccgtgGCCTCACATAGCAtggagattacaggg AGCAGGACGGGCTGCTCTGGCTTGGGACCCCTAGGCAGGACCACCTTCCTCTCCAGAATGAAGACCTTGCTGGTGCTGCTGGCTGCCCTTCTGGGTGTTGAGCGAG AACCAGAAGAGCAATCTGTACTGCCTGAAGCCCACCATCTGCTCCGACCAGGACAGCTACTGCCTGACGGTGACTGCGTCTGCCGGCATCG GAAAGATCGTCACATTTGGCCACACCCTGAGCAAGTCCTGTTCCCCGGTCTGTCCCCTCCCAGGAAACGTCAATGCTGGCATAGCTTCCATGGGCATCCGCTGCTGCCAGGGCTTCCTGTGCAATTTCAGCGCGGCCAACGGCGGGCTGCGGGCCAGCGCCACCCTGCTGGGTGCCGGACTGCTGCTGAGCCTGTTGCCTGCCCTGCTGCGTTTTGGCCCCTGACCGCCCAGACCCTGTCCCCAGCCCCCTAG
- the LY6E gene encoding uncharacterized protein LY6E isoform X5 produces the protein MKTLLVLLAALLGVEREPEEQSVLPEAHHLLRPGQLLPDGDCVCRHRKDRHIWPHPEQVLFPGLSPPRKRQCWHSFHGHPLLPGLPVQFQRGQRRAAGQRHPAGCRTAAEPVACPAAFWPLTAQTLSPAP, from the exons ATGAAGACCTTGCTGGTGCTGCTGGCTGCCCTTCTGGGTGTTGAGCGAG AACCAGAAGAGCAATCTGTACTGCCTGAAGCCCACCATCTGCTCCGACCAGGACAGCTACTGCCTGACGGTGACTGCGTCTGCCGGCATCG GAAAGATCGTCACATTTGGCCACACCCTGAGCAAGTCCTGTTCCCCGGTCTGTCCCCTCCCAGGAAACGTCAATGCTGGCATAGCTTCCATGGGCATCCGCTGCTGCCAGGGCTTCCTGTGCAATTTCAGCGCGGCCAACGGCGGGCTGCGGGCCAGCGCCACCCTGCTGGGTGCCGGACTGCTGCTGAGCCTGTTGCCTGCCCTGCTGCGTTTTGGCCCCTGACCGCCCAGACCCTGTCCCCAGCCCCCTAG
- the LY6E gene encoding lymphocyte antigen 6E isoform X1, with product MLPRLVSNPWPRDPPAVASHSMEITGSRTGCSGLGPLGRTTFLSRMKTLLVLLAALLGVERAGSLMCFSCQNQKSNLYCLKPTICSDQDSYCLTVTASAGIGKIVTFGHTLSKSCSPVCPLPGNVNAGIASMGIRCCQGFLCNFSAANGGLRASATLLGAGLLLSLLPALLRFGP from the exons atgttgcccaggctggtctcaaacccctggcctcgtgatcctcctgccgtgGCCTCACATAGCAtggagattacaggg AGCAGGACGGGCTGCTCTGGCTTGGGACCCCTAGGCAGGACCACCTTCCTCTCCAGAATGAAGACCTTGCTGGTGCTGCTGGCTGCCCTTCTGGGTGTTGAGCGAG CCGGCTCGCTGATGTGCTTCTCCTGCCAGAACCAGAAGAGCAATCTGTACTGCCTGAAGCCCACCATCTGCTCCGACCAGGACAGCTACTGCCTGACGGTGACTGCGTCTGCCGGCATCG GAAAGATCGTCACATTTGGCCACACCCTGAGCAAGTCCTGTTCCCCGGTCTGTCCCCTCCCAGGAAACGTCAATGCTGGCATAGCTTCCATGGGCATCCGCTGCTGCCAGGGCTTCCTGTGCAATTTCAGCGCGGCCAACGGCGGGCTGCGGGCCAGCGCCACCCTGCTGGGTGCCGGACTGCTGCTGAGCCTGTTGCCTGCCCTGCTGCGTTTTGGCCCCTGA
- the LY6E gene encoding lymphocyte antigen 6E isoform X4, with amino-acid sequence MKTLLVLLAALLGVERAGSLMCFSCQNQKSNLYCLKPTICSDQDSYCLTVTASAGIGKIVTFGHTLSKSCSPVCPLPGNVNAGIASMGIRCCQGFLCNFSAANGGLRASATLLGAGLLLSLLPALLRFGP; translated from the exons ATGAAGACCTTGCTGGTGCTGCTGGCTGCCCTTCTGGGTGTTGAGCGAG CCGGCTCGCTGATGTGCTTCTCCTGCCAGAACCAGAAGAGCAATCTGTACTGCCTGAAGCCCACCATCTGCTCCGACCAGGACAGCTACTGCCTGACGGTGACTGCGTCTGCCGGCATCG GAAAGATCGTCACATTTGGCCACACCCTGAGCAAGTCCTGTTCCCCGGTCTGTCCCCTCCCAGGAAACGTCAATGCTGGCATAGCTTCCATGGGCATCCGCTGCTGCCAGGGCTTCCTGTGCAATTTCAGCGCGGCCAACGGCGGGCTGCGGGCCAGCGCCACCCTGCTGGGTGCCGGACTGCTGCTGAGCCTGTTGCCTGCCCTGCTGCGTTTTGGCCCCTGA
- the LY6E gene encoding lymphocyte antigen 6E isoform X3, with amino-acid sequence MKRPPKQALCEQRGCLFTWVQSRTGCSGLGPLGRTTFLSRMKTLLVLLAALLGVERAGSLMCFSCQNQKSNLYCLKPTICSDQDSYCLTVTASAGIGKIVTFGHTLSKSCSPVCPLPGNVNAGIASMGIRCCQGFLCNFSAANGGLRASATLLGAGLLLSLLPALLRFGP; translated from the exons atgaagagaccccccaaacaggctttgtgtgagcaacgtggctgtttattcacctgggtgcag AGCAGGACGGGCTGCTCTGGCTTGGGACCCCTAGGCAGGACCACCTTCCTCTCCAGAATGAAGACCTTGCTGGTGCTGCTGGCTGCCCTTCTGGGTGTTGAGCGAG CCGGCTCGCTGATGTGCTTCTCCTGCCAGAACCAGAAGAGCAATCTGTACTGCCTGAAGCCCACCATCTGCTCCGACCAGGACAGCTACTGCCTGACGGTGACTGCGTCTGCCGGCATCG GAAAGATCGTCACATTTGGCCACACCCTGAGCAAGTCCTGTTCCCCGGTCTGTCCCCTCCCAGGAAACGTCAATGCTGGCATAGCTTCCATGGGCATCCGCTGCTGCCAGGGCTTCCTGTGCAATTTCAGCGCGGCCAACGGCGGGCTGCGGGCCAGCGCCACCCTGCTGGGTGCCGGACTGCTGCTGAGCCTGTTGCCTGCCCTGCTGCGTTTTGGCCCCTGA
- the LY6E gene encoding lymphocyte antigen 6E isoform X6 yields MCFSCQNQKSNLYCLKPTICSDQDSYCLTVTASAGIGKIVTFGHTLSKSCSPVCPLPGNVNAGIASMGIRCCQGFLCNFSAANGGLRASATLLGAGLLLSLLPALLRFGP; encoded by the exons ATGTGCTTCTCCTGCCAGAACCAGAAGAGCAATCTGTACTGCCTGAAGCCCACCATCTGCTCCGACCAGGACAGCTACTGCCTGACGGTGACTGCGTCTGCCGGCATCG GAAAGATCGTCACATTTGGCCACACCCTGAGCAAGTCCTGTTCCCCGGTCTGTCCCCTCCCAGGAAACGTCAATGCTGGCATAGCTTCCATGGGCATCCGCTGCTGCCAGGGCTTCCTGTGCAATTTCAGCGCGGCCAACGGCGGGCTGCGGGCCAGCGCCACCCTGCTGGGTGCCGGACTGCTGCTGAGCCTGTTGCCTGCCCTGCTGCGTTTTGGCCCCTGA